A section of the Pseudovibrio sp. M1P-2-3 genome encodes:
- a CDS encoding DUF2339 domain-containing protein produces MSVFIALSVFASLMIVMGPVLAWIALVRVSKTERRLALLQRTLSEYEKKIEALRKAGARNETPLREPASRTAEHISLAVQTDPYTGSTSAKINVSAAAFAQTPQSKSAPERAPVPPLLTRFYNHVVGNLRQNWLVWLAATSLSLGGVFIVQYGIENGLLSPFTRIIFGVIFGLCLLVSAEYFYQQTAGLASWFEVPVALAGAGIATLYAVVMGAYWLYELIGPLAAFAGFAGVSWLAIGLGLRFGPVVATVGVLGAYFTPVFVESSAPSAIMYPYVLLVLLAALTIERVQKWIWLSALAVVSSFWWVWILHGLLPQMHILPYACASILILTAAQIGLGVKPTTRQSTLFTDPDFWIVSKNYPVLLIYAAAGLAVAMMVLESLPPMSSLAVHNGVGLVALTGLAIYALPQAQRLDLLAPVFVAAFVLIMTFQTAGNFDGQNFWAFMALTAVLALIGVHGSFWRAARSTRPHCWYTAAALTPLIAVSALWQWMQISPLLVQYWVLLCFGAIAVLAVMGSRFRAMTPSFQRGVELAATSSYLVLGAIVYLSLKEVSLTLAFAALAVAIPEISKKINVVQASKLFLLFLSIYLGRALIDPGVSGALDAATSSVHLLFMGSLVLLSLGWYRANTSQSSSQAVSFETSFWAVLSVYVMVLLGRWMTGQQGLLSNHLAIAFYALPVFILSVVQIQRLKVVTSFRMFRRCVALAYIGVASVLALALVFVVNPLYGGKVQGPYLLDSLALAYLVPAGFVLLLIHCGRPLISHATLAARLQLAAYGGAAVLLALYVGLEIRRFWHGDVLTQSGILLPELYSYTIALLVASAVAIMTAVLRKHLRLAQTGLVLIAITCGKVFLMDMSGLDGLARASSFIGLGLTLCAIAWIHQHYLKPIIATSPAEQS; encoded by the coding sequence ATGTCCGTTTTTATCGCGCTAAGTGTGTTTGCAAGCCTTATGATTGTCATGGGTCCAGTTTTAGCTTGGATTGCTTTGGTGCGCGTTTCAAAAACGGAACGCAGGCTTGCTCTGCTTCAACGGACTTTGAGCGAGTATGAGAAAAAAATTGAAGCTCTTCGTAAAGCCGGCGCCCGAAATGAGACACCTTTGCGCGAGCCTGCATCAAGAACCGCCGAACACATAAGTTTGGCAGTACAAACTGACCCATACACCGGTTCAACCTCTGCCAAAATCAACGTCTCCGCCGCCGCATTCGCACAGACACCACAATCCAAGTCTGCTCCCGAGCGCGCGCCTGTTCCGCCGCTCCTAACACGGTTTTACAATCACGTAGTTGGAAATTTGCGACAAAACTGGCTCGTCTGGCTCGCGGCAACGTCTCTGTCTCTAGGCGGCGTTTTTATCGTTCAATATGGCATAGAAAACGGCTTGCTTTCACCGTTCACGCGCATCATTTTTGGTGTTATTTTCGGTCTTTGCCTTCTTGTAAGTGCAGAGTATTTTTATCAACAAACTGCCGGTCTTGCCAGTTGGTTTGAAGTGCCCGTCGCTCTGGCCGGCGCAGGGATCGCGACGCTTTACGCTGTGGTAATGGGCGCCTATTGGTTGTATGAGCTGATCGGTCCGTTGGCCGCGTTCGCCGGATTTGCTGGCGTGTCATGGCTGGCCATAGGACTTGGATTACGCTTTGGGCCAGTTGTGGCAACCGTCGGTGTCCTCGGGGCCTATTTTACGCCAGTGTTCGTCGAAAGCTCCGCGCCTTCCGCGATAATGTATCCTTATGTCCTTCTGGTGTTGCTGGCCGCCTTGACAATTGAGCGGGTGCAAAAGTGGATATGGCTTTCGGCACTGGCCGTTGTATCGAGCTTTTGGTGGGTTTGGATTTTGCACGGTCTCCTGCCGCAGATGCATATTTTACCATATGCGTGTGCAAGCATTCTCATCCTTACGGCCGCCCAGATTGGTCTGGGAGTGAAGCCAACAACGCGTCAATCAACACTATTTACAGATCCTGATTTCTGGATCGTTTCGAAAAACTATCCCGTTTTATTGATATATGCGGCGGCAGGTCTTGCGGTTGCCATGATGGTACTGGAGAGTTTGCCGCCGATGTCCTCTCTGGCCGTTCATAATGGTGTTGGTTTGGTTGCGTTGACAGGTCTTGCCATTTACGCTCTTCCTCAAGCACAGCGGCTGGATTTGTTGGCGCCGGTGTTTGTGGCGGCGTTTGTTCTCATTATGACGTTCCAAACGGCCGGCAATTTTGACGGACAAAATTTTTGGGCGTTTATGGCGTTGACCGCAGTCTTGGCACTCATTGGCGTGCATGGAAGTTTTTGGCGCGCGGCACGATCGACGCGCCCGCACTGCTGGTATACAGCTGCGGCACTCACACCTTTGATTGCTGTTTCTGCCCTATGGCAATGGATGCAGATCAGTCCCTTGCTCGTGCAGTATTGGGTTTTGCTCTGCTTTGGTGCGATCGCTGTCTTGGCCGTTATGGGAAGTCGGTTCCGAGCCATGACCCCCTCGTTTCAGCGCGGCGTGGAGCTTGCAGCGACCTCAAGTTATCTGGTATTGGGGGCAATAGTGTATCTAAGCTTGAAGGAGGTCAGTTTGACACTGGCCTTCGCAGCTCTTGCCGTGGCAATTCCTGAAATCTCCAAGAAAATCAATGTGGTTCAAGCGTCAAAGCTGTTTTTGTTGTTTTTGTCGATATATCTGGGAAGAGCCTTGATTGACCCTGGGGTTTCAGGGGCGTTGGACGCCGCCACCAGCTCGGTTCATTTGCTCTTCATGGGATCATTAGTTCTTCTGAGTCTCGGTTGGTACCGGGCGAATACCTCACAGAGCTCCAGTCAGGCTGTCAGTTTTGAAACCTCCTTTTGGGCGGTATTGAGCGTTTATGTGATGGTGCTTCTCGGCCGCTGGATGACTGGCCAACAAGGTCTATTGTCTAACCATCTGGCCATTGCCTTCTATGCACTTCCCGTATTCATTTTGTCTGTTGTGCAGATCCAACGCCTCAAAGTCGTAACCTCTTTCCGGATGTTCCGTAGATGTGTCGCTTTGGCGTATATTGGTGTGGCCAGTGTTCTGGCTCTGGCCTTAGTGTTCGTGGTGAATCCGTTATATGGCGGTAAGGTGCAAGGTCCGTATCTTCTAGATAGCCTGGCACTAGCCTACCTTGTTCCGGCAGGGTTTGTTCTGTTGCTCATCCACTGCGGACGGCCCCTCATATCGCATGCAACACTTGCGGCACGCTTACAGTTGGCCGCCTATGGAGGTGCGGCCGTTTTGCTTGCGCTTTATGTGGGACTTGAAATCCGGAGGTTCTGGCACGGCGATGTACTCACTCAATCCGGTATTTTATTGCCTGAATTGTATTCCTACACCATCGCATTACTTGTGGCTTCTGCCGTGGCCATTATGACGGCGGTTCTTCGAAAGCACCTGCGTTTGGCCCAAACTGGTCTCGTTTTAATCGCGATCACCTGCGG